tgttaattgttatacataatccaagtctcacctttagaaactatatCTCTATATAtgaataattatgtaaataatgtatatatgtattaaggatttaaacaaaatttattaaaaaatttaaaaattattgagattaaatatgagttggcaCACAAATTCCAATGTGTCAAACAACGTTGCATAATTACTTtttgaataataaaaatcagagagttcttattgttgttaaatttataaactttaagtgttgattttttttttgggtaccaaactctatataagaataacctcccaattgttatacaaattgtccggtcccaaacgtattcctatatagaggttttactgtaattttGTAGacaattatgatattcatgtaaaaagctctaaattctaaatcaattttatttttaaaaaaagtttGGCCTCTGGTGggtctgaatttttttttttttttttttgttcgtaAGTGTATCCAACACCGACAGCAATGGTTAAATTCTTTCTATTCCCAAAGGCAATGATCAAACCTTGGACCTTTGGTTAAGGGAGGATGAGCCTTTACCACTCTACTACAACCCCGTggttgtacttaattatgatattcatgtatttgaccctttttTATATGGGCTGAGCCTGGCCCGAACCCGACTTTTGAAAAATACGGGTCGTGTTAGGCTGGataatttttagtatttaaccCAGTTGAGGCTGGCCCGGTCAGCCCATGATATCAATCTCCATTTTAACGTACGGCGGCGACAACCCCTCTCACGGCGGTGCACAGTGGCCATATAACGGACCGTTGAACGGCCCAATGGGCTAACCCAAAACGGCGGCATCAATTTTGTcctttttctcttccttttttattttaaagaaaatataagAATTGCCATTGCTAGAATGCTAAGTTACAGATAAACCTCAAAAACCCCCAAATTTATGTCAATGGCctgctcttcttcttcttcaactgtGAGAGACTGAAAAACACACTGATAACTCTTAAAAACATCACAGATTCTCAAATGTCTTGATAAACAAAAACAATTccgaaaaaatgaatttaattccACACAAACAGAATCCATTTCTTCTCAATCCATCAACATTTCAAATCCAAACCAGTCCAAATCCCATTATTTACCGGTTTCCCCCTAAGTACAGGCCAAGAATTCCCAGAAACATACCTAATTTTAGAATATATTCCTCTGCAACACCAAATGATTCTGATGGATTTTCGTGGCCGCGTCTAAGTAGAGCTGTGCGGCTCGGTTCGGGGCGGTTTTTGCTGAAACTCGGCGAGTCTGTGAAGAGGGAAACTGGGGTGGATTTTGATGAGGCAAATTTGAAAGTGAGTGAGTTTCGCGAGCGTGTTAAGGGTCAGGTGGAGAAGGGTGAGGCAGAGCTGACTCGGTTTAGGACCGAGTTGTTACCCCAATTTGTTGAATGGAATAGATTGGACCTGTGGAAGGtaattttttcttcttcttctttgaattAGTTTGAATTGCTATATGCTCAATACACAGTTATGCTTGAGATTAGCTGAATTCGGCAAAATGATTACAATTAGGGACAATCCATTTTGGTCACTTTGCCCCGAACTTAGAACAACACATTAGCCACTCCAACTCCATAAAAGTGCTATAAACCGCCCCTTATTTTTCCCTCAATCGGGAAGATGTTGACCCGTGAAAACCAGGCAACTTTCGGTTGACTTTCCATATGCAATTAGGTTTTTCGTTTTATAAAAGTTTGCAACGTGGCCTTTCAGGATAATATGTTAAAGTGTGTATGAGTTTAGAGGAGCTATTGCAAAATATGCAGGACTAAAATTTTTTTGAAGGGAAAACTCACATTACATATGGGAAGGCAACAGAAAGGCGAGTGGTCAAAATAAAAGGCACATTATGTCACTTTTAGGGAGTTAGAGTGGCTAATAGGTTGTCCCTTATGTTCGGGTGGCAAAGTGACCAAAATGTACAACTTTAGGGGCTCCTTATGGTTTAGGCCTTACAATTAACAAGAAACAGCAGTATCTGAATAGAACTGGTCTCATGAATAGGAACTAAAAACTTTAGTTTTGGCTATCTAATTTCGTGTTTAGTAAAAAAAAGTTCAACTTCATTGAGGAACTAAACTATGATACAGTAATTTGTTGTGATCAGGACTTCAAGAAGTGGGAGCCTAAACGAGTCGGTGTACTCATTCTCTATATCTTTGTTACATTTTTTGCTTGTCAAAGAACTTATATTGCTATTCGAGCTCCGTTCCAAGTTCGAGCAAGAAGAGAGTTAACAGAGGCTTATATGGAGGCATTGATTCCGGAGCCATCCCCTATTAATATCCGGAAGTATGTGCGTTTTCTCATTTGTTATGTATTCAGCCATCTATTGAGTATAAGACATTTCCCGTTGGTGCTTAATTTACAGGAAGCTTATCTAGCTTTTAGTTTATGTTGATTGCATGACGTCTAGGAATAATGAGGTTGCCAGAGTCAATTTATTCATTCGTGTCGGAGTAATGAACTTTATTGTATGATTGGTTTGTAATCAATAGTATAATTAACAGAAGCTTATATGAAGGCATTGATTCGGGAGCCTTCCCCTATTAATCTCCGGAAGTATGTGTGTTTTCtcatttgttataaaaaaaattgtattcaaCCATCTATTGAGTATAAGACATTTCTGTGTTAGCGTTTAATTTACATAGATCTCATCTAGCTTTTAGTTTATGTTGATTGCATGATGTCTAGGAATAATGAGGTTGCCAGAGTCAATTTATTCATTCGTGAACGGAGTAATGAACTTTATTGTATGATTGGCTTATAATCAATAGTATAATTAACAGAAGCTTATATGAAGGCATTGATTCTGGAGCCATCCCCTATTAATATCCAGAAGTATGTGCGTTTTCtcatttgttataaaaaaaattgtattcaGCCATCTAATGAGTATAAGACGTTTTCTGTGTTAGTGCTTAATTTACACGGATCTCGTCTAGCTTTTAGTTTATGTTGATTGCATGATGTCTAGGAACAATGAGGTTGTCAGTCAATTTATTCATTCGTGACGGAGTAATGAACTTTATTGTATGATTGGGTTATAATCAATAGTATAATTAACTATTAATATGATAAATGCAGGTTTAAGAAGGGTATGTGGAAGAAGCTAACACCGAAAGGcctgaaaatgaaaaagttTGTTGAAGGTCCTGATGGAACATTGGTTCGTGATACTTTTTATGTTGGAGAAGATGCATGGGAGGATGACCCGGTGCCGCCTCAGGATAACTTGAAACAAATTATTGACAAAGAGGTTGGATTAACtgcagaagaaaagaaagaattgAGGGGAGACTTGGGTCTTTCAGGTTAGGCTGCAATTATCTGTGTTTACGGATAAATAAACACGATGGATACTTTGGTGTTGGTAATATGACTTTTGTTCTTATTTCATAGTGTTTTCGTATTTCATCTACACTCTTGAGATGGTAAAGATATGAATAGATGAAGGCTGTTTATGGTTCTCTATTACTGTCTGCTGCTTGGCTTTATTTTTTGTGCTTGCTTGTCAGGCAATGTTCAAGAAATTCAAGGAACTTGGCGTGAAAGGCTCCGCACATGGAAGGAGATACTGAGAAAGGAGAAGTTAGCCGACCAACTAGATGCCCCGAATGCTAAGTTTGTGGTTGAATTTGATATGAAAGAAGTTGAAAACAGTCTTCGTAAGGAAGTTGTGGAGAAGGTCAGTGACACACAGGGAACCAGAGCGTTGTGGATATCTAAGAGATGGTGGCGTTATCGCCCCCAACTCCcatataattattttcttcaaaaGCTCGATTGCTCTGAGGTAATTGCTCCCATTTTTTGAATGATCACATGTTGACGTTTTTGGATTTTGATTTTCAAAtgtttagttcttaaaaaaatttaatacctTGTAGAGAAGAGGTCCGTTTGAGTTGAACTAAGTTTTCATGATCACATGGATATATAATTCattgggataaggtacaaatttGGCCTATGGTTATTGGAGGAAGATTTAGACTCCACGTACAAAACCACGAATGTTTGCACTAACATTTTGTAGAAAAAGCAATTTCAGACTCCATTACGGATAGATTTAACAAAAGCCCATGTTCTTTTAATTTGGTTCCATGTCTGTGTCACCTAAGCTCCACTTTTGTCCACGTGGAACCAAATGTAGTGCTAATATTGCACAATTTTATGCGTGGAGTCTAAATCTGTTCTTCCCCAATAACCATAGGCTAAATTTGTACCTTAGGTCGCGTAGACGTTAGTGGAATATGAAATTGCTAATCCACAAACAGGCAGTGCTAACATTGCACGGTTTTATACCCGGAATCTGGATCTGTTCTCCCCAATGACCATAAGGCTAAATTTGTGCCTTATCCTAATTCATTCTTTAGATATGacaatatatacttatatagACAGGAGCACTAGGCAAGTAGTAATTTTGCAGCCGACGGATACAGGATTCACTTAGAGGGGGTGCTTATCGTTATTTATGGGTGCTAAATCAAtatttttgagttttttttttacataaaaaattaaaacaatattCACAGTTTCCATAGAATTTTCGGCGTTTTCTGGCGACCCGTGGGTGCTCAAGCCCCCCCCCACACCCCCTGGATCCGTCACTGAGCTGAGTGCAAAATACTAGAAAATTATTGATGATTTTACCGTTGATAGATTGGCTGGTcgattgtttgtttttgtacaGGTAGCTGCTGTTGTTTTCACAGAGGACCTGAAAAGACTATACGTAACTATGAAAGAAGGTTTTCCTTTGGAATATATTGTAAGTCTAAATTTGATTTCTGTTAGCTTTAAATCGAACTCCGTGCTGTTTTGGCGTAGAATTCCAGCTTGTTTCTATGTCATAGGTTGATATTCCCCTCGATCCATACTTGTTCGAGGCAATTACAAGCTCGGGAGTTGAAGTAGATCTCCTACAGAAGCAGCAAATCCATTATTTTCTGAAAGTTCTGTTTGCATTGTTGCCTGGATTAGTGATCCTCTGGCTTATAAGGGAGTCCGTGATGTTATTGCACATCACTTCTAATCGTTTTCTTTACAAGAAGTATAATCAACTTTTTGATATGGCGTATGCTGAAAATTTTATCATGGTAATGCCTTTATCCCTTTCGGTGCATCTAAATTTCATTCTCGTCGGTGCTATTTCCTGATTATCACTATGTACTCATTTAGCCAGTTGGAGACGTTGGTGAAAAAAaatctatgtataaggatgtTGTACTTGGAGGTGATGTTTGGGATCTTCTTGATGAATTAATGATTTATATGGGCAATCCAATGCAATACTATGAACGAGGGGTCAAGTTTGTTCGGGTAatgttttatgaaaaaaaagagttgatttcttcttttttttggcTATGCTTTGAATTTTCGGAGATTTAAGAAAATGTCTAATACTTCATGGCTGTATGAATGACAGGGTGTTCTTCTTTCCGGACCCCCTGGAACTGGTAAGACACTTTTTGCCCGGACACTTGCGAAGGAAGGCGGGTTGCCTTTTGTTTTTGCTTCTGGTGCAGAGTTTACTGATAGTGAAAAAAGCGGTGCTGCAAGGATCAATGAGATGTTTTCCATTGCTAGAAGAAATGTAAGccgtttttcatttttaattttcatgtgCTATatgagtcttaggagcggcctcttgccaaataaattggcaggggaaggcttgcccccagtacacccttgtggtgggacccctccccggaccctcgctcagcggggatgcgtagtgcgaccgggccgcccttttttttttatgtgctATATGAGTAGTGGTTAGACGTGGCAATTGTGTACATGAATCCAACACGAAGTTAGTGGGTCAGTGTTTCATTAAACATGTAATgagtcatttttgggttgacacgaaatcGATACGCAAATTTTCGAAGGTAAAGTGGAAAGCAAGCCAAAAACACGGTAAAATGTAACTTTAACCAATGTTGTCAGGCccggaccggaccggccggtcgGACCGGGAACCGCCAGCCAGTCCGGCCCGAGCTGGATTGGGTTTTTGAACCCTCAGAAAACCGCAGTGAACCGGCGGTGGGTCACTTTTAATGAAAGTGACCCATTACATGTTTAATGAAACCAGTGAACATGAAACGAAAGAGAGGCTAACTCGAATGGGTTGACACGATTTTGACATGAAATTTTTGGACTGACTCATTTGGCACTAACCCGATAATTGAGATGACACTAACACCACCCACGTACACGAATTGCCATCCCCAGTAGCTTTTGTATGCTTACAGTGACCAGGAGATATAATTAGATAATTTCACTATTTGCTAGATTTTTTTATAGtggtataatttttataaatgagggtgaacgttgttgtcgtgtgaccgagaggtcatgggttcaagTCGTAGGAgcagcctcttgccaaaaaattggcaggggaaggcttgcccccaatacacccttgtggtgggacccctccccagaccctcgcttagcggggaagcgtagtgcaccgggccgctcttttttttttataatttttataaatgtcTCGTTCTTTTGTAAATTCATTCTGTTCTCTTATAGTGTTTTCCGTAGCTACAGACTTTAGTTACATACTACTCTCTTTGCAGGCTCCTTCCTTTGTGTTTGTCGATGAAATTGATACCATTTGACACTAACCCGATAATTGACATGACACGAACACGAGCCACTTACACGAATTGCCATCCCCAGTAGCTTTTGTATGCTTACAGTGACTAGGAGATATAATTAGATACTTTAGCTCCACTATTTGCTAGATTTTTTTATAGtggtataatttttataaacatctCATTCTTTCGTAAGTTCATTCTGTTCTCTTATAGTATTTTCTGTGTTTTCCATAGCTACAGACTTTAGTTATATACTACTCTCTTTGCAGGCTCCTTCCTTTGTGTTTGTCGATGAAATTGATGCCATTGCTGGAAGGCATGCAAGGAAGGACCCTCGAAGAAGGGCAACATTTGAGGCTCTGATTGCTCAACTTGACGGGGAGTGAGTACATCTACAGCCTGATTCTTCTTGCTTAAATTTGATTTGAAGGGGGAGAAAATCTAGAtctatgttgcatggaaacgGAATCTGAAACAGAAACGGACACcgggaaacattatttctaaaaaaatatatagctaggaaatgGTAATGGAAACGGAAAAGAAACTGAAACGGAAACGAAAATGCAGAAACGCTAATGAAGAAGAGTTCCCGCGTAACATAGATTGAGACACTCTTTTCTGCTACTTAGTTGAACTATATGTTTTTggatgtttcttttttttccgttcaggttttttttttccagtTAAGCATAGATCAGTGGAAGGTTGTTGACAATAAACTTTCTAATGCAGGAAGGAAAAAACTGGTGTAGATCGATTTTCACTTAGACAAGCAGTGATATTCATTTGTGCTACCAATAGGCCAGATGAATTGGACCTGGAATTCGTTCGAGCTGGACGTATCGATCGTCGTATGTACATTGGTTTGCCTGATGCTAAGCAAAGGGTGCAAATTTTTGGTGTACATAGTGCAGGAAAAAAACTTGCAGAAGATGTAGACTTCGGAAAGGTAAGAAGATTATACTTATGTTACCATATATAGTAACGTAAGAATAATCGTGTtgtcgtgtcagaaattgacaGCCCAATTTAATGTCTACAGTGTGATAGCTGAATACTCAACCATTAACATTCGGCTTTTTCAGTTAGGAATATAATTGCATCGATAACGCTCAAATTCAGCTTACTATTTTCTCCTTGTCATGTTACAGCTTGTCTTTCGTACTGTTGGCTTCTCCGGGGCAGATATTCGGAATCTTGTTAATGAATCTGCAATTATGTCTGTAAGTGAATCTTTTCAACAAATCATTACTTatgtacctttttttttttaacctcaGTTTGAGGTTGAACTGTAAGTTTGGGGTGTCCCATATTTGCTTTACAAAATTCTAAGGGGTAAGGGCCAAATTTGACCCTAACATTTTTGGGGAAGTGCAGATTTGGCCCCAACGTAcgaaattgtacaaattttaccctaacgttcCCAAGCAAGATCAAATTTAGCCCTAGGTTGCCAAAAAtttgatcttgcttggaaacgttAGGGTAAAAGTTGTACCATTTCGTACGTTAGGGCCAAATCTGCACTTCCCCTACAACGTTAGGGTCAAATTTGGCCCTTATCCCAAATTCTAATGCCCCAAAATCAGTAAGAAGGTGAAGGGTTCTCTAATTCATTGCAATTTATAGACATTTTTTTTTCGGGTTCTCGATAAATATGAGAATTGAAGTCACCTCCACTTTGTAGAGAGCTACACTCAATTTGGCAGTTTTTAATTCCTCTTGCAGGTAAGGAAAGGTCATACCAAGATCAACCAGGAAGACATTGTTGATGTTTTAGATAAGCAATTGCTCGAGGGCATGGGTGTTCTTCTTACTGAAGAAGAACAGCAGAAATGCGAAGAAAGTGTAAGTCTATCTGTTGTTCGCAGTGGTTTCTATGATGAAATTTGTGTAGTCATATGGCTAGCTTTTTCACATTTCAGGTGTCATTTGAAAAGAAGAGACTTCTTGCTGTACATGAAGCTGGTCACATTTTATTGGCACACTTGTTTCCGAACTTCGATTGGCATGCATTTTCTCAGCTCTTGCCTGGAGGAAAGGTGGATAGTAtaacaattttttatattttataacatCATTATTATCAGGTGCCCCTCAGGCACAAAAGGCGTTAGCTAGGCTCCAGGCATGTTGCCTGAGAAGCCAAAAGGCGGGCTCTGTTCAAGAGGCGCGTGCCTGAGCATGCCTTTGTGAGCCTAGTGCCTTGTTGGAGGTGCGTCTAGGTGCAATTTATAAGCCAGACAATTTTTTTTAGAGTTTCAAGCTAAAAAGTGATTGTTCCAATCTCAACCTTTCCCTATCTATATCATCTACGATTAAAGAAAGTGCTTATCATGCTAAAGTAGGAAGAAATATCTtgaagatgaagaggatgaGGTTGAAAACCTTGAAGATGAATTTGATGTCGGACACGATGGTAGTGATGAGCGATGAATATGGACTATGGAGAGTTTAGTCTTGATTAAAAATAGTTATTAAACTATTAGTTGATTAACTTAAGATTTGATTGAAGTTTAGTCTTTAGATTTAGAAGCTATTGTTATGAATTATGATTATGGAAGAGTTAATAGTTAATTTGGGATTTATTTCATGCTAAAATTTATGATTAAACCCCATTTGTTTGCCGGAAAATATTATACAGGAAAATATGTTCGTAAGCTTTTGAGTAGAACATTTTCCTAAGCTTTTGCAATTGTACTTTATTCTTTCTTACCCTTTTAAAAACAATAGCCACCCGCCAATTCTTCCCGTTTTCCGgtgttgtagccaaacaccggaaaatattttatttcctaCACAAAATGTGCCTAAGATTATGGATAATTGGATGATTTAGTATTCGACTATTTGTTGAattttagaaatattaattgttgtttatggtttaattatattatttttctttagtgCACCTTGTGTTGCTCAGGCGCACGCGTGCACCTTGGCTCCAGGATCACGTGGCGCCTTTAATAACCATGCTTTCCCCTTAATTTCTCCTATTGTCCCTTTGCTTTCTTCATGAGCAGGAAACTGCAATATCAGTGTTCTATCCTAGAGAAGATATGATAGACCAAGGTTATACGACGTTCGGCTATATGAAGATGCAAATGGTGGTAGCTCACGGTGGACGTTGTGCTGAACATCTTATTTTTGGTGATGACATTACTGATGGAGGCACTGACGATCTTGAAAAGATAACAAAGGTCCGTTGTTGCAACACTTTGTATTATGTGGGTGTCAAAACGGGTCATAATCGTGTTATGTAATCTATATTTTTACGTGATTGTATATGATGTAAATACAACAAAAATGATAATCCTGTTAAATGGGTCGTGTCGGGTGGGTTATATCTGTAAATAGTATTGTCGTGTTAGAAATTGACAGCCCTGGTCTCACCATACTGTCTCCTTTCAGATTGCCAGGGAAATGGTAATCAGCCCTCAAAATGCAAGGTTGGGACTTACTGCTTTAACAAGGAGAGTTGGACTCATGGATCAACCAGATAGTTCAGATGGCGGATTGATAAAATATAGGGTATGTTCTTTATCTTCTATTCAAATTTAGTGAGTTAGTGTTTTTTTAGACGGGTAAAAAGTTTCTACGGTAACTTAAGTAGAGACTTTGTGCATCAGTGGTCACTAAAGTAGTTTTTGACCCAATAAAGTCGCTAAAGTAGCAAATTTGTATTAATAAAGTCACTATGGTCGGATTCGACAATTTGGACCATCGAAAAACCGTCGTGGTTGCCACATCAACATCTCAGGATATGTATGATACATGTCGCCATATGGCaattaaatttacttttttCAAAAGAGAAATGTATCAATTTTGGATATGAGTTACAGATTAGAATATTCAGAAAATTCATTATTTTGATTGTCACGTGTCATTATATGGTTGCCACGTGGCAACACATGTCAAATATATTACGAGGTGTTGTTGATATTGTAGCCACATCAGCTTTCCGGTGGCCTAGATGGTTGGATGCGGTTATAGTGACTTTAGTGACGCAAATTTGCGTGACTTTATTGGGTAAAAAACTACTTTAGTGACCGTAAAAACTTTTTACCCCTTTCTAGACTAAGTAATGTGTCATTTTGGGTTATATGAAATTGGCacaaatttttgggttgggaCAAGGTTTGACTTTCTAATTAAAAAATGActcgaatatttaaaattattattatattttgttatgtcgagccttggcgcaacggtaaacgttgttgtcgtgtgactgagaggtcacgtgttcgagtcttaggagtggcctcttgccaaaaaattggcatggaaggcttgcccccaatacacccggGACACGCAGTGCACCGGGCCGctctttattatatttttacataTCCCCTTAAATGAGGTAATATTTTCTGGTTGACCCACGAACATAACTTGAACCTTCCATATTGTTATAATGTCATCCCTAATAGAGATATTTTTTGTCGTACTTTTAGATGGTTAgaatcaatgttatcagaaccggaccggacatcaaaccggattggtaattgggtcacgggtcacttggtcggaccggatggctcggattggtcgaaccggatgacgtaataaataaataaataatatttatatatattaaatatatataactaatttaaaattattttaatacattatatatatccaaaataaattataaacaacatttggtttgttattttttttttttttgttaatttgagtctTAAATATATGACGAATAAATTAAGTTCAAAATAAATTGAAACATATCCACGTGTTCTATGCCATGAGACCTTATTACGGTGCGGCATTCGCGTCTATATTTTTTCCcaaatagaaaatataaaattcgtaataaaaatatataaagcaattaaattatacataaaaaaaatcctaTTTTTAAAAATCTAGAAATTATTAATGTAAAATGTTTTGGTAAcatttaaaaatagtaataaattttagtataactcAAAAACTAAATATTTGAGAATATTTGATAAGAATTGctgtttttggtttttttaatgttaagttgttcaacttaaaaaaaaagtgttgaattctttcttttctttatccattggaaaaaaaaaatattcagcTAAAATTAAAGCAAACTAGAAGCATCCCACATCGAATTGTGAGGAGAGGAAGAGGCAATGAAGCTACTATAAAGCAAGATGGGTTAACAGACATTTAATCAAGGCCCATGATGTAAAGTCATCACCTTGAGAAAGAGGGAAATTTGTTTCATCAAATTTTTTTCTCACAAAACCGGAGTCATTCTGGTTCCGGTTAGACCGCCGGGTTAATGGTCCATTCTGGTTCTCAGCGGGTTGTTGTGCATTAAAAAACCCAGCATGACTCGGACTGGAACTCTATCCGGTTTCCGGTTAGACCGGTCGGgccggccggtccggtccgagTCTGATAACATTGGTTAGAATTAACCTGTTAAtccaaaaattatttaaagaTATAGTAAAGTTACatggagggcgagccttggtgcaacggtaaacgttgttgtcgtgtgatcgagaggtcacgggttcgagtcttaggagcggcctcttgccaaaacaattggcaggggaaggcttgccccagtacacccttgtgtgGGACCCGATTATGATACAAAAAAGTTGAGTTGGATTAGAGTTGACTCGTTTGATATTAACTCAATTGACACAACACGAAGAGGATTCACTTGCACAAATTGTCATTCCTACTGTATATCGCTTAAAGTTTATCTGCTTAGTGCCTTTCTTaacttgtttttgtttggatttTCCTTTATGATCTTAGTGGGATGACCCGCATGTGATTCCTGCAAACATGTCACTTGAAGTATCAGAGCTATTTACTCGAGAATTAGCACGGGTAAGTCTTGCTTTTTTAAGCAAAGATCCTTTCTATTTGATATTTTAATCAATTTAGTCCTTCAACTTTGTATCTTTTTGTCAAATCAGTCTATACTTGCTCTTTATTGACTGAAATCATGAATTATGTTGTTGGTGTCAGTATGTTGAAGACACTGAAGAACTCGCAATGAAAGGATTGAGAGACAATATGAACATACTGGATGTGATTACCAGGGAACTATTGGAGAAGTCAAGGATAACTGGATTGGTAATTCtatatttaaaacaaatttaTTCTATGTTAGGCC
The DNA window shown above is from Euphorbia lathyris chromosome 1, ddEupLath1.1, whole genome shotgun sequence and carries:
- the LOC136220962 gene encoding ATP-dependent zinc metalloprotease FTSH 12, chloroplastic isoform X2 is translated as MEALIPEPSPINIRKFKKGMWKKLTPKGLKMKKFVEGPDGTLVRDTFYVGEDAWEDDPVPPQDNLKQIIDKEVGLTAEEKKELRGDLGLSGNVQEIQGTWRERLRTWKEILRKEKLADQLDAPNAKFVVEFDMKEVENSLRKEVVEKVSDTQGTRALWISKRWWRYRPQLPYNYFLQKLDCSEVAAVVFTEDLKRLYVTMKEGFPLEYIVDIPLDPYLFEAITSSGVEVDLLQKQQIHYFLKVLFALLPGLVILWLIRESVMLLHITSNRFLYKKYNQLFDMAYAENFIMPVGDVGEKKSMYKDVVLGGDVWDLLDELMIYMGNPMQYYERGVKFVRGVLLSGPPGTGKTLFARTLAKEGGLPFVFASGAEFTDSEKSGAARINEMFSIARRNAPSFVFVDEIDAIAGRHARKDPRRRATFEALIAQLDGEKEKTGVDRFSLRQAVIFICATNRPDELDLEFVRAGRIDRRMYIGLPDAKQRVQIFGVHSAGKKLAEDVDFGKLVFRTVGFSGADIRNLVNESAIMSVRKGHTKINQEDIVDVLDKQLLEGMGVLLTEEEQQKCEESVSFEKKRLLAVHEAGHILLAHLFPNFDWHAFSQLLPGGKETAISVFYPREDMIDQGYTTFGYMKMQMVVAHGGRCAEHLIFGDDITDGGTDDLEKITKIAREMVISPQNARLGLTALTRRVGLMDQPDSSDGGLIKYRWDDPHVIPANMSLEVSELFTRELARYVEDTEELAMKGLRDNMNILDVITRELLEKSRITGLEVEEVMKGLDPKMFEDFVKPFQINLNEEGPLAHNDKLRYQPLDIYPAPLHRG
- the LOC136220962 gene encoding ATP-dependent zinc metalloprotease FTSH 12, chloroplastic isoform X1, yielding MNLIPHKQNPFLLNPSTFQIQTSPNPIIYRFPPKYRPRIPRNIPNFRIYSSATPNDSDGFSWPRLSRAVRLGSGRFLLKLGESVKRETGVDFDEANLKVSEFRERVKGQVEKGEAELTRFRTELLPQFVEWNRLDLWKDFKKWEPKRVGVLILYIFVTFFACQRTYIAIRAPFQVRARRELTEAYMEALIPEPSPINIRKFKKGMWKKLTPKGLKMKKFVEGPDGTLVRDTFYVGEDAWEDDPVPPQDNLKQIIDKEVGLTAEEKKELRGDLGLSGNVQEIQGTWRERLRTWKEILRKEKLADQLDAPNAKFVVEFDMKEVENSLRKEVVEKVSDTQGTRALWISKRWWRYRPQLPYNYFLQKLDCSEVAAVVFTEDLKRLYVTMKEGFPLEYIVDIPLDPYLFEAITSSGVEVDLLQKQQIHYFLKVLFALLPGLVILWLIRESVMLLHITSNRFLYKKYNQLFDMAYAENFIMPVGDVGEKKSMYKDVVLGGDVWDLLDELMIYMGNPMQYYERGVKFVRGVLLSGPPGTGKTLFARTLAKEGGLPFVFASGAEFTDSEKSGAARINEMFSIARRNAPSFVFVDEIDAIAGRHARKDPRRRATFEALIAQLDGEKEKTGVDRFSLRQAVIFICATNRPDELDLEFVRAGRIDRRMYIGLPDAKQRVQIFGVHSAGKKLAEDVDFGKLVFRTVGFSGADIRNLVNESAIMSVRKGHTKINQEDIVDVLDKQLLEGMGVLLTEEEQQKCEESVSFEKKRLLAVHEAGHILLAHLFPNFDWHAFSQLLPGGKETAISVFYPREDMIDQGYTTFGYMKMQMVVAHGGRCAEHLIFGDDITDGGTDDLEKITKIAREMVISPQNARLGLTALTRRVGLMDQPDSSDGGLIKYRWDDPHVIPANMSLEVSELFTRELARYVEDTEELAMKGLRDNMNILDVITRELLEKSRITGLEVEEVMKGLDPKMFEDFVKPFQINLNEEGPLAHNDKLRYQPLDIYPAPLHRG